One segment of Triticum aestivum cultivar Chinese Spring chromosome 2A, IWGSC CS RefSeq v2.1, whole genome shotgun sequence DNA contains the following:
- the LOC123186470 gene encoding cytosolic sulfotransferase 15, which yields MAQVESEIKESSTNDPTEALVATLPTREGWSTPLTLYNKCWLRSHMVRRFMLVRDNFKPRRDDIILATHPKSGTTWLKALAFTISARSRCDLTDSPLLTTNPQRVVPFIGAVGGDLDFLETLPSPRLLATHLPPSLLPPAISTVGCRVVYLCREPKDAFVSRWHFDNKMGKGAPIALDDAFSMFCEGFSPFGPFWDHYLQYWKESLARPQEVMFLKYEEIVSDPLTVVRKLASFLDVPFTEEEEKSGVVDQVVSFCSFESLRNLDVNKTGGAERAGGKIFIQHSSLFRKGKVGDWVNHMSEEMGEKMDRLVEEKFKGSALEF from the coding sequence ATGGCACAAGTTGAGTCTGAGATCAAAGAGAGCTCTACTAATGACCCAACTGAAGCTCTCGTGGCCACACTTCCCACAAGGGAAGGATGGTCGACGCCGCTCACCCTCTACAACAAGTGCTGGCTGAGATCACACATGGTGAGAAGATTCATGCTGGTGAGAGACAACTTCAAGCCCCGGCGCGACGACATCATCCTCGCCACCCACCCCAAGAGCGGCACCACCTGGCTCAAGGCCCTCGCCTTCACCATCTCCGCCCGCTCCCGCTGCGACCTCACCGACAGCCCTCTGCTCACGACCAACCCGCAGCGTGTCGTGCCCTTCATCGGAGCCGTGGGCGGAGACCTCGACTTCCTCGAGACGCTCCCTTCGCCGAGGCTGCTCGCCACCCACCTGCCTCCCTCGCTGCTCCCGCCGGCCATCTCCACCGTCGGCTGCAGGGTCGTCTACCTCTGCCGCGAGCCCAAAGACGCCTTCGTGTCAAGGTGGCACTTCGACAACAAGATGGGCAAAGGGGCTCCTATCGCCCTCGACGATGCATTCAGCATGTTCTGCGAAGGGTTCTCCCCGTTCGGGCCGTTCTGGGACCATTATCTCCAGTACTGGAAAGAAAGCTTGGCGAGGCCGCAAGAGGTGATGTTTCTCAAGTATGAAGAGATTGTGTCCGATCCGCTCACGGTCGTTAGGAAGCTCGCAAGCTTCCTGGACGTGCCCTTCAcggaagaggaggagaagagtggGGTCGTCGATCAGGTTGTGAGCTTCTGCAGCTTCGAATCACTTCGCAACCTAGACGTTAACAAAACAGGCGGTGCGGAGCGTGCAGGAGGTAAGATTTTCATCCAGCACTCCTCACTGTTTAGGAAAGGGAAGGTTGGGGACTGGGTGAACCATATGAGCGAAGAAATGGGAGAAAAAATGGATCGCCTCGTGGAGGAAAAGTTCAAAGGATCTGCTCTAGAGTTCTGA
- the LOC123192010 gene encoding cytosolic sulfotransferase 5-like, giving the protein MATPEDGPVPFEDTLVGTNPVSSPQQREDEHADLVATLPSALEANGVKKLRLYQGFWLRDIHVPAAIALQRRFEPRPDDVIVASLPKCGTTWLNALTFATMARRAYPPAGADHPLRRLNPHQCVPFLEGLFQGGREAELEALPSRRLMNTHMPLPMVPSAMPGCRVVYVCRDPKDMAVSAWHFLRRLQTDLAFSVVFESVCDGAVAFGPVWDHVLGYWRASRAMPDKVIFLRYEELLRDPAENVRKLARFLGMPFSAAEDAAGTVDSIVQLCSFGHLKGLDANKTGHLDPLLPVPRDALFRNGASGDWVNHMTPEMASRLDKIVADKMRGTGLTFQ; this is encoded by the coding sequence ATGGCAACTCCAGAAGACGGGCCGGTTCCTTTTGAGGACACCCTTGTTGGTACAAACCCCGTCTCCTCGCCGCAGCAGCGTGAGGATGAGCATGCGGACCTTGTCGCCACCCTGCCGAGCGCGCTGGAGGCCAACGGTGTCAAGAAGCTCCGTCTTTACCAGGGCTTCTGGCTACGCGATATCCACGTACCGGCGGCCATCGCGCTCCAGCGGCGATTCGAGCCTCGCCCCGACGACGTCATTGTGGCCAGCTTGCCCAAGTGTGGCACCACGTGGCTCAACGCCCTGACCTTCGCGACGATGGCACGCAGGGCATACCCACCCGCCGGCGCCGACCACCCGCTCCGCCGCCTGAACCCGCACCAGTGCGTGCCTTTCCTGGAGGGCCTCTTCCAGGGCGGCCGGGAGGCGGAGCTCGAGGCGCTCCCGTCCCGGCGCCTCATGAACACGCACATGCCGCTCCCGATGGTGCCGTCGGCCATGCCCGGCTGCCGGGTCGTCTACGTATGCAGGGACCCCAAGGACATGGCCGTCTCGGCGTGGCATTTCCTCCGCCGCCTGCAGACGGACCTGGCGTTCAGCGTCGTCTTCGAGTCCGTCTGCGACGGCGCGGTGGCGTTCGGCCCGGTCTGGGACCACGTCCTCGGCTACTGGCGCGCGAGCAGGGCGATGCCGGACAAGGTGATCTTCCTGCGGTACGAGGAGCTGCTCCGCGACCCGGCCGAGAACGTGCGAAAGCTGGCGAGGTTCCTCGGAATGCCATTCTCCGCAGCGGAGGACGCGGCCGGCACCGTCGACAGCATCGTCCAACTCTGCAGCTTCGGGCACCTCAAGGGCCTGGACGCCAACAAAACTGGGCATTTGGATCCCCTCCTCCCCGTCCCGCGTGATGCGCTCTTCAGGAATGGGGCGTCCGGCGATTGGGTGAACCACATGACGCCGGAAATGGCGAGTCGGCTGGACAAGATCGTAGCTGACAAAATGCGCGGGACAGGGCTCACTTTTCAGTGA